The genomic interval CTTGTCCGCGAAGCGGAAGAAGTTCGCACGGTTGAGTTCGGACATGTGCGCAAACACCGGAACCCGAACTCCTGGCCGGGTGTAACTCCTCATCAGATCGGCTGGGGACGCAGGGGGAACTGAAATGGACGAATGACGTCAGTCTATTTGGTCCCCGAGACCcagcaagcaaaaaaaaaggaaacctCGAGTTATCATTACCTCGGGGGGAGGAACGACGTTCCTTCGAAGGCGGCCTGCCAGAGGAATCCCCGGACTCCTTAGATCTCCTCTCTGAGGAAGGACCCCTATCCTTCGAGCTAGGCTTACTTCGCTCGTCTCCAGACGAACTAGTCCGAGCTCGGCTCTTCTCGCGAAGAGGCGAGGAAGTCTCAGGTTCCTTCCTCTTTTTGGATGAGTCCGACCGCTGGGAACTGACCTCGACGGGGGGAGCTATAACCTCCCGCGGCTCGTCACTGGAGTCAGCTACAATAATTACTGCGGGCTCGGGCGAGCTGGGCTGAGGTTCGGAGGCCCCCGTAAGCGGCTCGGAAGAATCAGTGGGGGGTAACGAAGTCCCGTCTACCTCAGGAGAAGAGGGGCCTGACTTCTTAGGAAGACGAGCTTTGCCCTCGGCGAGCGCTGCCGCCATATTCAACTTCGCCTCCTTTTCGGCGAGTCGGCAAGCCCGTTCCTCTCTGTAATTCATCTCCGAAGTGCTTATAGGGTCGGAGCAAACGAGGGAACGACTCCTAAGCCGCACTGTGGATTCTCTAATCCTTTCGCACGAAAAGGAGTCCCAGGCAATCTGACCCTGGCTGCAAAACCTCGAGAAAAACTCTACGAATGTAGGGCAAAGCAGTCCGCGCTCGAAGTGATCTGGGACAAGAAAAACAAGGAGTAAGTAACAGAAAGGAAAATAGTATATTAAGGGCACCTGACTAAGAGCGCCGTTCTACCAATTTTCGAAGTCCACTTCGATACGTGCGAACTTGCGAGGTGGCCGAAGGTGAGCTCGTTGACCGGGAAGAAAAAATACGACTTCCGCCACTTCTCATCCTTCTCGGGAAGGTCGTCAAAGACCTTCAGTCCGGAAAGCGGGCTTACATAGAGTGTCCCCTTAGTCCGACCAGTCTTCACCGTGTATACTTGAAGAAAGTCGGCTAGGGACAGTTTGTAGTTGAACTCTTCCCCCAGAGTTTGAAGACACATGACGATGCGGACGAAGTTTGGGCACATCTGGGGGAGAGCGAAGCCCAGTTCGAACATCATCTTCACGATGAGTTCGGGGAGAGGAAACGACAGACCGCACGCAGAGAAGAATATCTCAAACGCGCAGCAATACCCTGGGGGAGGATTTTCCGGAGATTCGTGAGCCCCCGGGAATTTAATTTCAATCTCCGATGAAATCCCGGTGGACCCCCTAAATTCGGCTATATTCTCCGCCGAGAGAATTGACGGTGGGTGAGGGCCGTAAACGCCCGGAATCAGGGGTTTCACGGTTTTACCCGACGAGGATTTCGGAGGAGACATTTTTCTTTGAGCGATTCGTGTGAAAAGAAAACGGGAGTTGAAGAACTTTCCGGCGAAAGCAAAGGTtacagagaaaagagagaaaagtctaaaaacataaaagcaCAAACACGATTGAAGAATTGGGGTGAGAGAGAAGTCGAGTTTACCTTTATACACGGCACAAGGAAGCAATGATTACCTGGGGAAGTGAAAGGTCTCACAccgttctctttctctcttataaCCAACACGCCACCTAGTGGGCCCCGAGGCCTGTTCGGGAAGGCAAATCCCATCATTATCACGATCAAATCGTGGGGATAtggggaatattcagtttcccAAAATTGATCGCTTGAAGGTCAAAAGTCTCCCGAACTATTCAGCTCGggagacttggggggcaactgttgtacccacgatctaccatctcgggcaataggcaAGAGGGCCTAAGTCAGGCTTGCCTAATGGGCCGAGGAGGTGTTattgatcggcccatcaggcccggagaaaggaaggGAGCACGGAGACGTTCCGTGCTCGacagctcgcagctcgggcccggtcaaagattcccgcatttaAGAGGGTTAATTAGGCTGCGCGGATCGCGCACTATTAATTCCGTATTAATTGAGTAGTAAAtgggtcggtataaatatgtaagggggagGTCATTTGTAAAGGGGCCCGAGATTTTTTTCCAGAAAAAggcaatacaaattcaaattctaaaacTCTTATTATTTTAGTTCGGAACTGTTTACGGCGACAAGCTCCTCCACAATtaaaatcacttcggaaggagaagcatATTCTCTGTTCTCACAGTAGATTTCTCCTTAATTTCTAGGACTTTGTAACACTCCATTCACGGTCTAGATCGGGATGAGGTTTTAGATTCCTTTCGGTTAAAGGATTGTCTTAAGTCTTAAgccaaatatttgtttaaaatcagTTTAAggtaaataaaccaaaactaaacccAAAATGCATCTTTACATGTCATCAATGAACAATTCCAAATCCGATTTCGAAAGGAGAGACCAGTCGTAAAAttgtatatcaacaaaaaagagGGTTCGTCATAGCAAAGTAGCAATCTACAAAAGTTTAGCCGATGCAGCAATGCTCATGGCTTCCTACAGGGCCGGTCCATAGGGCAATCAACTCAAGCAAAGGATTAgggcataaaaaaaaattagggcatttttttgtaaaattattatagagtttttatatatatctaaagatttttacaaaaatgtggACTTTAATATAAGTGCAAATCATAGTTTTTGAGGTTAAttgttagttttagttttgattttttccattttgaggTTAATAGTTTGCTTTGTTAAACTATTAGATNNNNNNNNNNNNNNNNNNNNNNNNNNNNNNNNNNNNNNNNNNNNNNNNNNNNNNNNNNNNNNNNNNNNNNNNNNNNNNNNNNNNNNNNNNNNNNNNNNNNNNNNNNNNNNNNNNNNNNNNNNNNNNNNNNNNNNNNNNNNNNNNNNNNNNNNNNNNNNNNNNNNNNNNNNNNNNNNNNNNNNNNNNNNNNNNNNNNNNNNNNNNNNNNNNNNNNNNNNNNNNNNNNNNNNNNNNNNNNNNNNNNNNNNNNNNNNNNNNNNNNNNNNNNNNNNNNNNNNNNNNNNNNNNNNNNNNNNNNNNNNNNNNNNNNNNNNNNNNNNNNNNNNNNNNNNNNNNNNNNNNNNNNNNNNNNNNNNNNNNNNNNNNNNNNNNNNNNNNNNNNNNNNNNNNNNNNNNNNNNNNNNNNNNNNNNNNNNNNNNNNNNNNNNNNNNNNNNNNNNNNNNNNNNNNNNNNNNNNNNNNNNNNNNNNNNNNNNNNNNNNNNNNNNNNNNNNNNNNNNNNNNNNNNNNNNNNNNNNNNNNNNNNNNNNNNNNNNNNNNNNNNNNNNNNNNttttttgtaaaattattatagagtttttatatatatctaaagatttttacaaaaatgtggACTTTAATATAAGTGCAAATCATAGTTTTTGAGGTTAAttgttagttttagttttgattttttccattttgaggTTAATAGTTTGCTTTGTTAAACTATTAGATAAATCTTTTCATCAAAActaatgttttgattttggtttgtgttaataaattttcaaaacactaAACATAAAGTCTTATATAccattagttataattttttggtaatatataaaagggCATGTTTTTTAGTTCCGCATAGGGCACTAATAAATGTCGGACCGGCACTGGCTTCCTATCATCTTTGCTACTTAGTTACATCGTCACATTTTCTAACTTTAGTTAAATTGTTACGTATATAGCCAAATGCTCATGGATTCCTTTCATCTTTGTTACGTACTCGTCTCTTTCATTTTAACATTCACATTAGTCATTATCACGCTCTCAAACAACACGCATCGACCAATCAGTCACGCCATTCATGTTTCTTCAATCAAATCATGTATATTACTTAAGTATTGAGTAGATAGATAGCTCATAATCAAGTTCACCCAATTTCAATCTGGCTACAAGCGTCTGCTCGGTCTTGCTCAAATTCTTATCGGGATTGATCATACTCCACCAAATTCATGCTACATGTAATTTTTGGGATACTTTTCATGCACTAGTAAACCTTTATACTGTCATAATAATCTGTTACAGTATAAAACACCGTAACCGTAAACAACTTTTACTTAAGCATTTATCTTGCTCCGTTCTCTATTGCACCCATATCATTTTATCATTCAATGTAACAAAATTATCCAAAGACTAGCAACGACCACATGAGTGTTTCACAATTGTTCAATAAATTAAACACAATTAAGTAAACTCAATCCAATATTTATCACCCCTACCTTCTTGCGGTTCTATATGCTTTTTAATCGGCTTATCTAAACATGTTGCAAGtatatttattgctaaaacaaTCATTACAGTAACACATTCAGTTAGCCTTTTGTAAAAGTGGATGAGAGTTAAAAACTCAAGTGGAAATCTTATATGGTCCGTGAGTGTTACTTTAGTATTGTGCAATGTGTCATTTAACCAAACAGTATCCTCCAATGAATACATTCATGAACAAATCTCCTGCAAAATCTGAACAAAGCATATGAATTAAGTTTAACCGACACAGAAATGGGAGAGTGATGTGAAGATTTTAAAAGACACATCAAGTCACTTGAGGTAGTGTTGTTACATTTCGATTTGACTAGTGATCGATCgatcattctttctttttggctAATGGGTTCCTTACTTATTACTATACCAGAAGAGTATAATAACAGTCTCCCAAACACATGGTGACCTCACCTAAATGTGGCCAATCTCAATCCAAGCTATTATTAGAACAACTGAGAAACACAAAAGGCTTTGTATTGTGGAGGATATTATTTATGTAATGTTTGTAACTAACCACCATCGAAGACTTAAAAGTATCTCTACCCATAATAAACCAAGATCATTTGCCTCCTTCTTCTATCAAGCATCTTGAAACACAGAGAACtctaaaaaggaaagaaattagaaaaacttTATCTTACAGTATTTAGATGTAATTCCCAATTATTACTAGTGAATcagtgttgttttgtttgtgcttTAGCTGCAAATGGGACAACGAACAAGACCATTCTCATTACACTCCATACACTTGACCACTACAGCTTCACTTCCCCATCCTTCCACCACTTTACAGCTCCCATTACACTCCGAACACGGCAAAAACGCTAACCCACCGCATCCACCGCAACCGCCGCCGCCACACCGATCTTTCTTCCTCGGAATCCCTCTTAGCAAATCTCCAAGCAAACCTTCTTCCACCAAACTCATCACTTCCTCTGCTCCACCAATGTACTTCCCTTTCACAAAAACCCTCGGCGGCAACACCACCGCCGCCGTCGACgaatcatcaccaccaccaccgccgttGTCTCTTTCCCGAGCCATGAGATTCGAAAGCTCTTCTCTGAATCCTCTATCCATAGACACATCTCTCTCACATACCACCACACCAAAGCTCTCAATCGCAGCTCTCACGGCTTTACACGCCTCAAACGTCCGCCGCACTCCCCGCAACGACGTCGTGTAAATCACAACACGATCCTCAACGCCGTCACAGAGTCTCTCGGTTTCCTCCGCTGATTTCGGATCTAACGGTTTCAAAACCTCGTAATCGCTCTTCAGATCTCTAGGGTTCTTCAAATTAGGATCGGAGTTCTCTTTGTTCACCATCATCACTCGACCACCACCATCGGAGACATTACATTTCGCCGGAATAGGAGAGAATCGGCAAGTATCGCCGCCGTCGAGACCTGACATTAGCTCCCAGAAGCTAATAACCTCCGTCGTCGTCGGCTCAGACTTACCAACCATCGTCTCCTTACCGTCGATAGTAAACCTCTCAGGCGGAGTCATCGGAGATATAGCGGAGGTAGCGGAGGAGGAAGGAGGCGGAGGaagagaaggtgaagaagagtcGAGATTGAGAAGACNGTTGAAGTTAGCTTAACGAAATGGTGGCTTAAGGTTGAAGCGTTGAGCTGAGAAGAGAAGTTTTCATCCGTCGGATTTAAGAAATTGGAGGAGACGCAACCACCCATCGCCGGAGATTTCGAGGATTTCTCAACGTCGTcggggaaaaacaaaaagaaaagcacaCGGAGATTGAGTGAGAGAGACGGTGGTGATGAAGAAGTGAGAAATGagatttttagattaaaaaaaagacaaaataacaaaactgctaattagattaaaacaaaaaaacttttttgtttaataaaaagtACAAAGTTGGGGACGTGACAATGCACGTGGCTCTTTTCTTGTGATTTTAATGTCCATATTATTCGTTGATTATGAAACAGTTTGTGTGTGTTGTACACACTATTTAGTTCTTAGCGAAACagtttgagatattttttttttgtttggttaataATAGTTTGCAAAGCTTATTCTtgagattttttgttaaaaatgccacttttttaagaaattttttggatatatcaatttttgtataatttgtaaattttatcttttgagaagaaaaaaatatgtattttcagttttttaagATACAATACATAGTTAataccaaatactaaaccctaagaaAAAATAGAACCGATTAAATccaaacataacaaataaaacacacgttaaatcaaaattttgtaacttacaaaatagtaaa from Camelina sativa cultivar DH55 unplaced genomic scaffold, Cs unpScaffold00859, whole genome shotgun sequence carries:
- the LOC109131620 gene encoding uncharacterized protein At3g60930, chloroplastic-like, encoding MSPPKSSSGKTVKPLIPGVYGPHPPSILSAENIAEFRGSTGISSEIEIKFPGAHESPENPPPGYCCAFEIFFSACGLSFPLPELIVKMMFELGFALPQMCPNFVRIVMCLQTLGEEFNYKLSLADFLQVYTVKTGRTKGTLYVSPLSGLKVFDDLPEKDEKWRKSYFFFPVNELTFGHLANHFERGLLCPTFVEFFSRFCSQGQIAWDSFSCERIRESTVRLRSRSLVCSDPISTSEMNYREERACRLAEKEAKLNMAAALAEGKARLPKKSGPSSPEVDGTSLPPTDSSEPLTGASEPQPSSPEPAVIIVADSSDEPREVIAPPVEVSSQRSDSSKKRKEPETSSPLREKSRARTSSSGDERSKPSSKDRGPSSERRSKESGDSSGRPPSKERRSSPR